TCGTTGGCGGCGATCGTGCGTGCCGTCGCGATCGCATCGTCCCATTGGGCACCATGCGTTTGTTGCAGAAGCTGACCCGTCGCCGCAGCGAGGTCGGACTCGTCCGCCTTGGCGAGTGTCGGCATCGACAACGTGAACACGATCAAAGCCAACCCAGTGGGGAACCACTGGATCGTTCGTTGTGGAAGCGAAGTGTTCGACTGAGTGTGAGTCACAGTCATGGCTGAATCAGAAAGTCGAGAGAAGGGATTCAGAAAGCCGTGTATCATGCAGAGCGGGCGAGTGCCCGAAAGTCGGTTGACCTTGGAGACTCGCCCGTTCGAAATTTTGAAGTGGATCAAGCCGCGACGCGGTTGGCTTGTTGGAAGAACGAAGCCACCGATTCGACAACTTGGATCTGTTCGGCTTCAGTGAGCGAAGGGAAGATCGGCAGGTTCAGCACTTCCGCACTGGCTGTCTCGGTGTGTTCCAAACCGTTGTCACGGAAGGGAACGTCTGCGAAGCATTCTTGTTTGTGCATCGGAACCGGATAGTAGATCTCCGATCCAACCTTGCGTTCGGCCAAGTGGGCTCGCAATGCGTCGCGGCGACCACCGTGAACTCGCAGCGTGTATTGATTCCAAACATGACGAGCGTCGGCGTCGTGGTATGGCGTGCCCAGTTGATCGTCGCCCACCAAACCAGCTTCGGTCAGCAGTCGGGTGTATCGATTGGCATTGATTGTGCGAGCTTCCACGGCGGCATCGAGGTGACGCAGTTTGACGCGAAGAATGGCGGCCTGGAACGTGTCCAAGCGGCTGTTGATCCCGACGACTTGGTGGTAGTAACGCGGACGCATTCCGTGTCCCGCGAACAATCGCAAACGATCGGCAAAGCCAGCGTCGGTCGCGGTCAAGATTCCGCCGTCGCCCATGCCACCGAGGTTCTTGGTGGGATAGAAGCTAAAGCAACCGGCTGTTCCCCAGCTGCCAGCCGGGCGGTCTTTGTAAGCGGCACCGATGGCTTGGGCAGCATCTTCGACGACAGGAATGTCGTGTTCAGCAGCGATTTCGCAGATTCGATCGATTTGGGCGCACTGACCGAACAAGTGAACCGGAATAATCGCGGCAGTTTTCTCGGTGATCAGCGTCGCGATCGATTCAGGGTCTATGTTGTAGGTGTCAGGCAGAATGTCCGCGAAAACTGGCGTCGCACCCAACC
This genomic window from Rhodopirellula bahusiensis contains:
- a CDS encoding DegT/DnrJ/EryC1/StrS family aminotransferase, whose amino-acid sequence is MSLAMTASNPGVPLLDVNRDNAPHRDEFLEALTEVLDSGRFLFGPDVTELENEVAAYTQTPNAVGCASGSDALLLALMALEIKPGDEVIVPSFTFFASVSCITRLGATPVFADILPDTYNIDPESIATLITEKTAAIIPVHLFGQCAQIDRICEIAAEHDIPVVEDAAQAIGAAYKDRPAGSWGTAGCFSFYPTKNLGGMGDGGILTATDAGFADRLRLFAGHGMRPRYYHQVVGINSRLDTFQAAILRVKLRHLDAAVEARTINANRYTRLLTEAGLVGDDQLGTPYHDADARHVWNQYTLRVHGGRRDALRAHLAERKVGSEIYYPVPMHKQECFADVPFRDNGLEHTETASAEVLNLPIFPSLTEAEQIQVVESVASFFQQANRVAA